The genomic region TATCTTTTAAGCACTCGTATTCAACTCCATCTTTGTAAATTTCTACTTCAATGATTTGAGCATGAGCATTGTGACTAAGCATGATTGAATAGATGAGCAGTGATAATAGTGTTGTGTCGGTCTTTTTCATTGTTGTTGTCTCGTAGCGGTTAAGTTGATGAGGCTATTGTGTGACGTTGGTTGTTTTATTACCAACTAGCACCTTTAAGTTGAGCTTTGAGCTACTGGCCAACTGACCTGTATGTTGAAAATATTCAATGTTGGTTTTGTGGTTTCGTTAAGCTGAGGCGTTATGATGAAAAGCACTTATGCATGGCAAAGTTAACTTTTCGCAGACTCTGCAAAGCCCTTGGTAGATTTATGCATTGCAATTAATGTCATCAACAGGTGGAATAGAATCTAAAAAACCTTTAAGCCAGAGCTAAACAGCTATAGAGCTAGCCAAGCAAGTTATCCAGTAGTTGCTCTTTAGCTGTAAATTAGAAGGCTGTTATACAAAGTGTATGATTTCCCTCAGTAAAAGTAACTTGGGTGAGTGTTACTTTTAACGTCTGCCAACCACGGAGAAATACCAAGATGAACGCATGCCAAACTGGATTTAACCCTGAATACCATGAAGAAGCACCGAGCTTAGAGGAGTTAGCCGAGCTTAAAGGTTTGGCGGTGTTGGAGTTTGGTGCTACCTGGTGTGGCCATTGTAAAGCGGCAGCCGCCGCGGTTGAGACGGTGTTGTCCCCAAAAGATCTTCCGCACATTAAGGTGTTTGACGGTAAAGGTAAGCGCTTAGGACGAGCTTTTAAAGTAAAGCTTTGGCCAACACTGATACTGCTTGATTCAGGTAAAGAAGTTGCTCGAATCGTAAGGCCGGTAGAGGCAAGTGAGGTGCAAGCTTTGTTCGCAAATACAGGTGCTTAAGCTTTTGCTATTGCTTTGGCCTTAATTTAAGTAAAATGCCTCGCTATGGATAGCAAGCCAACGGGTTTGCTATTACGCCCACTTGTTATTTTATAAGTATCTTTATGCAAGCTTTTAGTACCCAGTTCACCTTATCTCGCGAATACTTAGCCGAGTGTTTTGATCAAACATCACCCTTTGAAAAGAAGTCACTGTTAAAGAAGTGGTTTCCAGCCTTGCTGCTGTTGGCAGGTTTAGCACTGCTGATGTTTACCGATCAACCGAAAGTGGCAGGCAGCATGCTTATTGGTTTAGCGATATTAGAGCTTATTCACCTTCGCTTTAAACGAACTTGGTGGCTAACCCGCCAAATGTGGGGCCGCAGTTCTAATAGCGAAGTAAAGCTTAGTGTGAGTGAAGAGGGTATTGAAACTCAAAACCCTTATACCAAAACAAGCCTCGCTTGGAGCGATGTAGAAACCGTTATAGAAACGGAATTAGGTTTTATATTGGTTGCCAAAAGCGGTGGGCGACAGTATTTGTCTAAGTCGCTATTTCCGGCTGAACTGGTGAGCGAGATACTAGCCAAGTTTAACTAACAGTGATTTAGTATCGCTCTCTACTAGCAATTTTGTTCTATAGGCTACTGTGCTGTTGCGTAACACTGCTTCTAGATTTAGCTAGATTCTTAAGGATAAGAAATGTTTAGTCACGTAATGATTGGCACCAACGATTTATCTCGCTCACAAGCTTTTTATGACGAGATAATGCAAGTGCTGGGTTATAAAAAGGGCGTAATGGATGCCAAAGGGCGTTGCATGTATGTCACCGCTTCTGGAGTATTGGGCTTAACCAAACCGATAGATGGAGAAGCCGCCAGTATTGGTAATGGTATGACCGTGGGCTTTTTAGCAAGTAGCCCAGAGCTAGTGAACGAATGGCACCGAGTAGGGCTTGAAAACGGTGGAACCGCGATTGAAGAACCACCAGGTGTAAGAGGCCAGCCACCGCGTGAACTGTATTTAGCTTATCTTCGTGATCCCGATGGTAACAAAATATGCGCAACCCATTTTGTGGCTAAATAGTTTGAGTGAACAGAGTAGCAATGCTAATTGCTGCTTGTTTGTATTAAGCTTTAGGTTGCGTTGGCTATTTAAGCTGTAACCTTTTTCCTTTAGCGGCCAGCGCCGAAAACACCGTACAAGCAATACCAAACAAGGCAATAGTGAGTAGTGGCAGCACCCAGCCTTGGCTAGTGGTATGGATAAAACCAATCATTGAAGGGCCCGTTGCTGCTAGTGCGTAACCAATACTTTGTGACATGCCCGATAAGGCTGCGGCTTGTTGTGAATTACTGGTTTTATGGCCAATAAAACTTAAGGCCACAATAAAGGTTGAGCAGTTACTTAAGCCAAACAAACCCACCCACATAATCGCTAAACTTGGCGCGATTATCATGCCAATTAAGCTAAACACCACCGTTGAAGCACAAAGAGTAATCAATACCGTATGGTTTTTAAGCTTTGCCAAAATAGGCATTAAGGCTAAGCCTGGCACCATGGTAGAAAACTGCAAAAAGCCATAGATATAACCGGCGTCTAATTCACTGTATCCCACATCGTTTAAGATTTTAGGTAACCAACCGGCAAAGGCATAAAAAGTAAAAGAGTTTATGCCAAGAGCTAAGGTAACAAACCAAGCCATTGGTGAGCGTAGTAATGTGCTTATTGCTGGAGTATTGTTTTCTTCTTGCGCTTGCTGCTGTTGCGTTTTACTTGATAGCTTGGGAAGCCAAAATAGCAGTGCAGCTAGGGGGAAGATGAGGTTAAAGGCTAAGGCAAATTGCCAGCCCGATACTTGGCTTGGCGCATGCAGCGACAGCGGCACCATAATGCTAGCAGCTAAAGTAGAGCCCACTCCCATGATAAAAATGTACAGGGAAGACACTTCGGATATGCGCTCGGGGAAGAATTTTTTTACCACTGCCGGTAGCAATACGTTACCAAAGGCTATACCTGCACCTAGCAGCACCGTACCAAGATATAAGGGGGAAACATAACCTAAAGAGCGCACACCAACACCTAAAGCAACACACAGTAGTGACACAACAAGTGCTTTTTCTAAGCCTACTCGTTGCGCCAGTTTTGGCGCTAATGAAGAAAACACTGCTAAGGAGATTAACGGCAGGGCAGTAACAAAACCTGCTTGTGCGGCGTTTAGAGAAAGGCTCTCCATTATTTGTTCTAAAACAGGCGCTAGGCTAGT from Agarivorans sp. Alg241-V36 harbors:
- a CDS encoding VOC family protein, which codes for MFSHVMIGTNDLSRSQAFYDEIMQVLGYKKGVMDAKGRCMYVTASGVLGLTKPIDGEAASIGNGMTVGFLASSPELVNEWHRVGLENGGTAIEEPPGVRGQPPRELYLAYLRDPDGNKICATHFVAK
- a CDS encoding YcxB family protein, with amino-acid sequence MQAFSTQFTLSREYLAECFDQTSPFEKKSLLKKWFPALLLLAGLALLMFTDQPKVAGSMLIGLAILELIHLRFKRTWWLTRQMWGRSSNSEVKLSVSEEGIETQNPYTKTSLAWSDVETVIETELGFILVAKSGGRQYLSKSLFPAELVSEILAKFN
- a CDS encoding MFS transporter yields the protein MPRLSPVTLLTLIGVFLVALNLRAPFTSLAPVLEQIMESLSLNAAQAGFVTALPLISLAVFSSLAPKLAQRVGLEKALVVSLLCVALGVGVRSLGYVSPLYLGTVLLGAGIAFGNVLLPAVVKKFFPERISEVSSLYIFIMGVGSTLAASIMVPLSLHAPSQVSGWQFALAFNLIFPLAALLFWLPKLSSKTQQQQAQEENNTPAISTLLRSPMAWFVTLALGINSFTFYAFAGWLPKILNDVGYSELDAGYIYGFLQFSTMVPGLALMPILAKLKNHTVLITLCASTVVFSLIGMIIAPSLAIMWVGLFGLSNCSTFIVALSFIGHKTSNSQQAAALSGMSQSIGYALAATGPSMIGFIHTTSQGWVLPLLTIALFGIACTVFSALAAKGKRLQLK
- a CDS encoding thioredoxin family protein, whose translation is MNACQTGFNPEYHEEAPSLEELAELKGLAVLEFGATWCGHCKAAAAAVETVLSPKDLPHIKVFDGKGKRLGRAFKVKLWPTLILLDSGKEVARIVRPVEASEVQALFANTGA